A portion of the Panthera tigris isolate Pti1 chromosome E1, P.tigris_Pti1_mat1.1, whole genome shotgun sequence genome contains these proteins:
- the RFNG gene encoding beta-1,3-N-acetylglucosaminyltransferase radical fringe isoform X2: MSRARGALCRACLALAAALAALLLLPLPLPLPLPRAPAPAPTPRPGQRAPPRRLATAPRLRPDDVFIAVKTTQKNHGPRLGLLLRTWISRARQQTFIFTDGDDPELQLQGGGHVINTNCSAVHTRQALCCKMAVEYDKFIESGRKWFCHVDDDNYVNPEGLLQLLSTFSPSQDVYLGRPSLDHPIEAAERVQGGGTVTTVKFWFATGGAGFCLSRGLALKMSPWASLGSFMSTAERVRLPDDCTVGYIVEGLLGARLLPSSLFHSHLENLQRLPPDAVLQQVTLSYGGPENPRNVVNVAGGFSLQQDPTRFKSVHCLLYPDTDWCPVHKQSDLVSR; the protein is encoded by the exons ATGAGCCGTGCGCGGGGGGCGCTGTGCCGGGCCTGCCTCGCGCTGGCCGCGGCCCTGGccgcgctgctgctgctgccgctgccgctgccgctgccgctgccccGCGCGCCGGCCCCGGCCCCGACCCCGCGCCCCGGCCAGCGCGCGCCCCCCCGCCGACTCGCCACCGCCCCCCGCTTGCGGCCGGACGACGTCTTCATCGCGGTCAAGACCACCCAGAAGAACCACGGGCCACGCCTCGGGCTGCTGCTGCGCACCTGGATCTCCCGGGCCCGCCAGCAG ACATTCATCTTCACCGATGGGGATGACCCTGAGCTACAGCTCCAGGGAG GCGGCCACGTCATCAACACCAACTGCTCAGCCGTGCACACCCGTCAGGCGCTATGCTGTAAGATGGCAGTGGAGTACGACAAGTTCATCGAGTCCGGACGCAA gtGGTTCTGCCATGTGGATGACGACAACTACGTGAACCCCGAAGGCCTGCTCCAGCTGCTGTCCACTTTCTCGCCCAGCCAGGATGTCTACCTGGGGCGGCCCAGCCTCGACCACCCCATCGAGGCTGCCGAGAGAGTCCAGGGAGGCGGAACT GTGACCACAGTCAAGTTCTGGTTCGCTACCGGTGGGGCCGGGTTCTGCCTGAGCAGAGGGCTCGCTCTGAAGATGAGCCCCTGGGCCAG CCTGGGCAGCTTCATGAGCACTGCTGAGCGGGTGCGGCTGCCGGACGACTGCACGGTGGGCTACATCGTGGAGGGGCTGCTGGGTGCTCGCCTGCTGCCTAGCTCACTCTTCCACTCCCACCTGGAGAACCTGCAGAGGCTGCCGCCTGACGCCGTGCTGCAGCAG GTCACCTTGAGCTACGGGGGTCCTGAGAACCCACGTAACGTGGTGAATGTGGCAGGAGGCTTCAGCCTGCAGCAGGATCCCACTCG GTTTAAGTCTGTCCACTGCCTTCTCTACCCGGACACAGACTGGTGTCCCGTGCACAAGCAGAGTGACCTCGTCTCTCGGTGA
- the RFNG gene encoding beta-1,3-N-acetylglucosaminyltransferase radical fringe isoform X1 has protein sequence MSRARGALCRACLALAAALAALLLLPLPLPLPLPRAPAPAPTPRPGQRAPPRRLATAPRLRPDDVFIAVKTTQKNHGPRLGLLLRTWISRARQQTFIFTDGDDPELQLQGGGHVINTNCSAVHTRQALCCKMAVEYDKFIESGRKWFCHVDDDNYVNPEGLLQLLSTFSPSQDVYLGRPSLDHPIEAAERVQGGGTVTTVKFWFATGGAGFCLSRGLALKMSPWASLGSFMSTAERVRLPDDCTVGYIVEGLLGARLLPSSLFHSHLENLQRLPPDAVLQQRTGPRQQAPAQAASAVADRAGGRARWLEQGCPRTCTSHPPEPDASLLFCVTLSYGGPENPRNVVNVAGGFSLQQDPTRFKSVHCLLYPDTDWCPVHKQSDLVSR, from the exons ATGAGCCGTGCGCGGGGGGCGCTGTGCCGGGCCTGCCTCGCGCTGGCCGCGGCCCTGGccgcgctgctgctgctgccgctgccgctgccgctgccgctgccccGCGCGCCGGCCCCGGCCCCGACCCCGCGCCCCGGCCAGCGCGCGCCCCCCCGCCGACTCGCCACCGCCCCCCGCTTGCGGCCGGACGACGTCTTCATCGCGGTCAAGACCACCCAGAAGAACCACGGGCCACGCCTCGGGCTGCTGCTGCGCACCTGGATCTCCCGGGCCCGCCAGCAG ACATTCATCTTCACCGATGGGGATGACCCTGAGCTACAGCTCCAGGGAG GCGGCCACGTCATCAACACCAACTGCTCAGCCGTGCACACCCGTCAGGCGCTATGCTGTAAGATGGCAGTGGAGTACGACAAGTTCATCGAGTCCGGACGCAA gtGGTTCTGCCATGTGGATGACGACAACTACGTGAACCCCGAAGGCCTGCTCCAGCTGCTGTCCACTTTCTCGCCCAGCCAGGATGTCTACCTGGGGCGGCCCAGCCTCGACCACCCCATCGAGGCTGCCGAGAGAGTCCAGGGAGGCGGAACT GTGACCACAGTCAAGTTCTGGTTCGCTACCGGTGGGGCCGGGTTCTGCCTGAGCAGAGGGCTCGCTCTGAAGATGAGCCCCTGGGCCAG CCTGGGCAGCTTCATGAGCACTGCTGAGCGGGTGCGGCTGCCGGACGACTGCACGGTGGGCTACATCGTGGAGGGGCTGCTGGGTGCTCGCCTGCTGCCTAGCTCACTCTTCCACTCCCACCTGGAGAACCTGCAGAGGCTGCCGCCTGACGCCGTGCTGCAGCAG CGGACGGGCCCACGGCAGCAGGCGCCAGCCCAGGCGGCGAGTGCCGTCGCAGACCGGGCCGGAGGAAGGGCCAGGTGGCTTGAGCAGGGCTGCCCCCGCACGTGCACCAGCCACCCTCCTGAGCCGGATGCCAGCCTCCTCTTCTGT GTCACCTTGAGCTACGGGGGTCCTGAGAACCCACGTAACGTGGTGAATGTGGCAGGAGGCTTCAGCCTGCAGCAGGATCCCACTCG GTTTAAGTCTGTCCACTGCCTTCTCTACCCGGACACAGACTGGTGTCCCGTGCACAAGCAGAGTGACCTCGTCTCTCGGTGA